From the genome of Rathayibacter sp. VKM Ac-2804:
GGACGTGCGTGACCTTGAAGTCCTCCGGGTACTTCTGGCTCTCCTTGATGAAGCAGGTGCGGGAGAGGACGGCGGCGTTCTCGACGGGCGTCTCGCCGAAGACGCGGATGCTGCCGGTGCTGGCGAACTCCTGGCCGGTGAGCAGCGACATCAGGGTGGTCTTGCCGGCGCCGTTGCGGCCGAGGAGGCCGTGGATCCGGTTCTCCTCGAGGGTGAAGCTGACGTCGGAGACGGCGTGCATGCTGCCGTAGTGCTTGCTGAGGCCGGCGACCTCGATGACCGCGCTCATCGCGATCCCCCTTCGATGTCGGTGATCATGGCGGTGAGCTGCTCGCGGGTGAGGCCGAGCTTGGCGGCCTCCGCGAGGAGCGGTGCGACGAACTGCTCGCGGAACTGCGTGCGGCGCTTCTCGACCAGGCGGTCGCGCGCTCCCTCGGCGACGAACATGCCGATCCCCCTCTTCTTGTACAGGACGCCCTCGTCGACGAGCAGGTTCACGCCCTTGCCGGCCGTGGCCGGGTTGATGCGGTGGAACGCGGCGAACTCGTTCGTCGACGGGACCTGGTCCTCCTCGGGCAGCGCGCCCGCGATGATGTCGTTCTCGATCTGCTCGGCGATCTGCAGGAAGATCGGGCGGGAGTCGTCCATGGGGCTCCTTCCCTCGGTCTCGGGTGGTTCGTGGTGTGTTGGTTAGTTGGTGCAGTAGCTAACCAACCATGCGCTTTATACCGTGTCAAGGGCGACGGCTCCGGGCGATCGGTACACTGGACGACACCGGCCTCTGTAGCTCAATGGAAGAGCGACTCCGTCCTAAGGAGCAGGTTGGGGGTTCGAGTCCCTCCAGGGGCACCACTGCTCTTCTTTCGGCGATGTGCGTCCGGTCGTCCGGCGGCCCCCCGCCCGTCGGCTCGCCCTTTGCGTTCGTGGCGCTCAGGCGGCCACGGTCGATCTGGCAGCGTGAGGCGACGCCGTGCGCCAGTCCGGCGTACCTGAGGGAAGCTCGCCTACTGTCGTCCGCAGAGACAGCGGGTTCCTCGGTCAGTGGTGCGCCGTCCGCGGTCGGCGGAGGTGCGGATGCGCTGGACGGGGTGCGGCAGGAGTCGGCGGGCGTGCGGTGGGCGTCTCGCGTGGCTCCGGTCGCCGATCGTCCCTCTCGCGCTCCTCGCATTCGCGGTGTACTCGGTCTACTCGATCTCCCGGGCCGACCAGCTGCTCACGGCGGGGTACGACCTCGGCATCTTCGACCAGGGGGTGCGGGCGTACTCGCAGTTCCGTCCGCCGCTCTCGCCGCTGAAGGGCGATGACTTCACCCTGCTCGGCGACCATTTCCATCCGATCCTCGTCGTCCTCGCTCCGCTGTACTGGATCTGGGACGACGCGCGGGTGCTGCTCGTGGCGCAGGCCGCGCTGGTCGCCGGTTCCTCCGTCTTCGTCTGGCGCGTCGCGCGCCGGCGTGTGGGAGTGGGGGCGAGCTGCCTGCTGGCCGTCGGGTATCTCCTCGGCCGCCCGCTGCAGTCGCTGGCCGACTTCGATTTCCACGAGGTCGCATTCGCGGTGCCGGTCCTCGCCTGGGCGGTCGACGCCTTCGACAGGAGGAGTGATCGACAGCTCGTCGCGGCGTCGGCGGTCCTCCTCCTGATCCGGGAGGACATGGGGGCGGTGGTGCTGATCCTCGGCCTGCTGCGAGTGGCGAGGAGACCCAGGATCGTCGGGGTGCTGCTGGCGTGTCTGGGGGCAGCGGCGTTCGCGGTCGTCGTCGGGGTGGCGATCCCCTCGATCGGCGGACGCGGGTACGCCTACTGGGACTACGGAGCGCTCGGAGCCGACGGGGGCGAGGTGGTCCGGACGATGCTCGGGCGGCCGTGGATCGCGATCGGGCTCTTCTTCACGCCGATCGTGAAGACGATGACGCTTCTGGGGCTGCTCTCACCCCTCCTCCTGCTTCCGCTGCTCTCGCCGGTGTCGCTGCTCGCGCTGCCGCTCCTGGCCGAGAGGTTCCTCTCCGACCGGCCCGCGCTCTGGACGAGCGGGTTCCACTACGACGCGCCCGTCTGGGTCGTGCTGGTCCTGGGCGCTGTCGACGGCGGGGGGCGGCTTCTGCGGCGGCTTCCGTCCTCCGTGTGGAGAGCTCGGGTGGCGCTGGTCGTCGGCGCGGTCGTCTGTGCCGTGCCGGTGATCGGGACGATCGTGTGCCACGACGACGAGGTTCTCCCGCTGGCGCGGATGGTCACCGGGGAGGCGTGGTCGCGGACGGCGCACCGGAGAGATCAGGTCGCTGCGGTCGAGAGGGTGCCGGCGAGCACGTGCGTCGCGGCCGACGACCGGCTCGCGCCGCTGCTGACGCGGAGCAACCGGGTGTCGCTGCCTGGCGTCCTCAGCCGGCCGCCCGACTTCGTCCTCCTGGACCTGAGCCAGGAGGAAGCGGGATCGGTGCGCGGGCTGGAGCTGCGGACGACCACCATCCGCGACGACGCGCTGGCGGACGGGTATCGCGTCGTCGCGAGGTTCGGCGAGGTGGAAGTCCTCGAATCGGCCGAGTACCGGGCGCCGTCAACTGAGTGCGCCCGCTGACGCGTGGGGGCACCCGGCGCTGCCCGTGTCGGGTGAGGCCGATTCGTCGGCAGCCCGGTCACTCGTCGACTTTGTAGCCGGCGATCTGGTCGACGGTCACTAGGTGGTAGGTGTCGAGCTGCTCCTCGACGCCGTCGGGGCACTGTCCGTCGACGACGCGGACCCTCTTCGAACCGAGTTCACCGAGATAGCGGATGCAGAGGAGAACGCTCGCCGACCTCGAGCCGAAGATCTCCCCTGAGGAGGAGCCTTCGATGATGATGAGCGCGTCTGCGGTGATATCGGTCTTCGTCACACCCTGCTCGATGCCGATGATCCAGTTCCCGCCCCAGTTGATGTTCTGTTCATCGTCCTTCCACAGGCGGGCTTCTCCTGTCTCCGTTGAGGAGTAGTGCCCGACCTGGTCTTCGACGCCTGGAACGTCACTCCGAGCTTTGAAGATACGGCCGAGGTATTCACCGAGGAGCTGCACGCGCACAGCAGCTCTGTAGTAGACGAAGTCCTCGACCTCGCTCGATGCGCAAGCGCTGAGCCCGAAGAGGGTTGCGACGGTGACCGCCGCGGAGACGGTTCTTCGCCAGCGTT
Proteins encoded in this window:
- a CDS encoding GntR family transcriptional regulator, which encodes MDDSRPIFLQIAEQIENDIIAGALPEEDQVPSTNEFAAFHRINPATAGKGVNLLVDEGVLYKKRGIGMFVAEGARDRLVEKRRTQFREQFVAPLLAEAAKLGLTREQLTAMITDIEGGSR
- a CDS encoding DUF2079 domain-containing protein, yielding MYSVYSISRADQLLTAGYDLGIFDQGVRAYSQFRPPLSPLKGDDFTLLGDHFHPILVVLAPLYWIWDDARVLLVAQAALVAGSSVFVWRVARRRVGVGASCLLAVGYLLGRPLQSLADFDFHEVAFAVPVLAWAVDAFDRRSDRQLVAASAVLLLIREDMGAVVLILGLLRVARRPRIVGVLLACLGAAAFAVVVGVAIPSIGGRGYAYWDYGALGADGGEVVRTMLGRPWIAIGLFFTPIVKTMTLLGLLSPLLLLPLLSPVSLLALPLLAERFLSDRPALWTSGFHYDAPVWVVLVLGAVDGGGRLLRRLPSSVWRARVALVVGAVVCAVPVIGTIVCHDDEVLPLARMVTGEAWSRTAHRRDQVAAVERVPASTCVAADDRLAPLLTRSNRVSLPGVLSRPPDFVLLDLSQEEAGSVRGLELRTTTIRDDALADGYRVVARFGEVEVLESAEYRAPSTECAR